The Salvia miltiorrhiza cultivar Shanhuang (shh) chromosome 1, IMPLAD_Smil_shh, whole genome shotgun sequence genome has a window encoding:
- the LOC131006832 gene encoding uncharacterized protein At5g39865-like → MSDCKSQGNGGRKTHLTIKSNPSLVFNRSMTAYTPSSAAAVAGEENSMPLRNSLSYQRNGSINTLRSGKALKGKVRKMCSIFESPKHRPSISIDPQQQSPSSSPSPSPSPSPTSNKSSFSPPDSPNLWDFSPVRLPGTEDRVVIYFTSLRGIRRTFHDCQSVRMLFRGFRVNLDERDVSMDVAYKNELQELFGEEESVSLPQVFIKGKHIGGAEVVLNLLEVGELVRMIKGLPFRSLKPCDVCDDMRFIACVNCGGSRKVYDEEEEHTNRCPVCNENGLMRCPLCSS, encoded by the coding sequence ATGTCTGATTGCAAGAGTCAAGGAAATGGGGGGAGGAAGACCCACCTAACAATCAAGAGCAACCCTTCCTTGGTTTTCAATCGCTCCATGACGGCGTACACGCCGTCGtcagcggcggcggtggcggggGAGGAGAACAGCATGCCGCTGCGCAACTCCCTGTCGTACCAGCGCAACGGCTCCATCAACACCCTCCGCAGCGGCAAAGCATTGAAGGGGAAGGTGAGGAAGATGTGTTCCATCTTCGAGTCCCCAAAGCACCGCCCCTCCATCAGCATCGATCCGCAGCAGCAGTCGCCGTCGTCGTCCCCGTCCCCGTCCCCGTCCCCCTCCCCAACCTCCAACAAGTCCTCCTTCTCGCCGCCGGACTCCCCTAACCTCTGGGATTTCTCCCCCGTGCGGCTGCCGGGGACCGAGGACAGGGTGGTGATCTACTTCACCAGCCTGCGGGGAATCCGGCGGACGTTCCACGACTGCCAGAGCGTGCGGATGCTGTTCAGAGGCTTCCGGGTGAACCTGGACGAGCGGGACGTGTCGATGGACGTGGCCTACAAGAACGAATTGCAGGAGCTGTTTGGGGAGGAAGAGAGCGTCAGCTTGCCGCAGGTGTTCATCAAGGGGAAGCACATTGGGGGAGCCGAGGTTGTGTTGAATCTGCTCGAGGTTGGGGAGCTCGTCAGGATGATCAAGGGACTCCCTTTCCGATCCCTCAAGCCCTGCGATGTCTGCGATGATATGAGGTTCATCGCCTGCGTCAACTGCGGCGGCAGCCGCAAAGTCTatgatgaggaggaggagcACACCAACCGCTGCCCCGTCTGCAACGAAAACGGCCTCATGCGTTGCCCTCTCTGCAGCTCCTGA